The proteins below come from a single Pradoshia eiseniae genomic window:
- a CDS encoding NAD(P)H-hydrate dehydratase, with the protein MNVNIYFAEEIRECDRLAEDSGLSIFSLMENSGHALFEGMSKLLHKKQRIGILAGGGNNGGDGIVLSRLLLNHGYKAELIFPLGLPSSRVAQDHLDYYKTCGYRYSTEMEGEYDVLIDGLFGIGFRPPFTKQMIGCLDFWKKSNALKIAIDIPSGVEANHGRVEAAFQADHTFCLHGAKPSAFLYPSGTYYGELHIVDIGLPQRARFRVWTEEDVRGTWPAAKDYTHKGTFGTGLLIAGSRQMPGCAILAGTGAMRAGVGKLVMATEKTVADSCVISLPEATYVDREDSQWRKDPSISKIAAVAIGPGLKPDDSLENLITDFLEESEFPVILDAGALSERSYPKGRKSPVILTPHPGEMARITGKTVAEVNENRIQLASDYAISHHVTVVLKGMNTVIAFPDGTGFVNVTGNRGLSKGGTGDTLTGILLGMASQGYQPSMAANAVYLHGKTAELYAEEKAPSSMLASDIMQIWPVLLRKMELS; encoded by the coding sequence ATGAACGTGAATATCTATTTTGCGGAAGAAATAAGAGAATGTGATCGGTTGGCTGAAGATAGCGGATTATCGATTTTTTCGTTGATGGAGAATTCCGGACATGCCTTGTTTGAAGGTATGAGCAAGCTGCTGCATAAGAAGCAGAGGATTGGCATCCTGGCAGGAGGCGGCAATAATGGCGGAGATGGAATTGTGCTATCACGCCTTTTGCTTAACCATGGGTACAAGGCGGAATTGATTTTTCCGCTGGGGCTTCCTTCTTCTAGAGTTGCCCAAGATCATTTGGATTACTATAAAACATGCGGGTATCGTTATTCCACTGAAATGGAAGGGGAATATGATGTCTTAATCGATGGATTGTTCGGAATCGGCTTTAGACCGCCATTTACGAAACAGATGATAGGATGCTTGGATTTCTGGAAGAAATCCAATGCACTGAAAATCGCCATTGATATCCCATCAGGAGTTGAGGCGAATCATGGAAGAGTTGAGGCAGCTTTTCAGGCGGATCATACTTTTTGTCTTCACGGCGCTAAGCCCTCTGCTTTCTTGTATCCGTCCGGCACCTATTATGGCGAATTGCATATTGTGGATATTGGGCTACCTCAGCGGGCTCGATTTCGAGTTTGGACGGAGGAGGATGTCCGCGGTACTTGGCCTGCTGCGAAGGATTATACACATAAAGGAACGTTTGGAACTGGATTGCTGATTGCTGGAAGCAGGCAGATGCCAGGCTGTGCCATACTTGCGGGAACGGGCGCCATGCGAGCTGGCGTCGGGAAGCTTGTGATGGCGACTGAGAAAACAGTGGCTGATTCTTGTGTGATATCACTGCCGGAGGCGACCTATGTTGATCGAGAAGATTCGCAATGGCGGAAAGACCCCTCAATCAGCAAGATTGCAGCTGTAGCGATAGGGCCTGGCCTAAAACCGGATGATTCACTAGAGAACCTGATTACCGACTTTCTTGAAGAGAGTGAATTCCCTGTTATTCTGGATGCTGGGGCTCTTTCTGAACGCAGCTATCCAAAGGGGCGGAAAAGTCCGGTTATTTTGACACCGCATCCAGGAGAGATGGCCAGAATAACCGGCAAAACGGTTGCAGAAGTGAATGAGAATCGAATTCAGCTAGCGAGTGATTATGCAATCTCTCATCATGTTACAGTCGTTCTCAAGGGAATGAATACGGTTATTGCTTTTCCGGACGGAACTGGTTTTGTGAATGTAACAGGAAATAGAGGACTATCAAAGGGCGGAACAGGCGATACATTGACAGGTATCCTGCTTGGCATGGCTTCTCAAGGATATCAACCATCAATGGCAGCCAATGCTGTTTATCTTCATGGAAAAACAGCCGAGCTTTATGCAGAGGAAAAAGCGCCAAGCTCCATGCTTGCTTCTGACATCATGCAGATTTGGCCCGTGTTATTAAGGAAGATGGAACTTTCATAG